The following proteins are co-located in the Silene latifolia isolate original U9 population chromosome 1, ASM4854445v1, whole genome shotgun sequence genome:
- the LOC141625229 gene encoding F-box/FBD/LRR-repeat protein At5g22660-like — MERTNRNNRRRNRRVDRLSSLPDDILIGIISLLPLQLAITTGTLSRRWRGLWSNTTCIDITVHDTDTYKLLVLNPLNNTIRQITSPFIHSFSIDFVGSFNLDFWAPCMDIIIRDVCNRNVHQLKVTWCNPETRSMYTLPSVIFQTQSLVSMELGSKGRAYYYYYRDWQFPYDCDAINLPNLKILTIYFALEFKTLKWIEKLIKFCPSLEKLSLNCFERKFYTSLESYKIVINARNLEYLAISAPKSLTFSFEEEPIVLRETKIEFTDLFEGQADKEKLTKFYEAISKVRILTLDISTVDTLSTPVFICYSAHF; from the coding sequence ATGGAAAGGACGAACAGGAATAATAGAAGGAGAAATCGAAGAGTCGACAGGTTGAGTTCTCTCCCCGACGACATTCTTATCGGAATTATTTCCCTTCTTCCTCTCCAATTAGCCATCACTACCGGGACTTTATCCCGTCGATGGCGTGGTCTCTGGTCCAACACTACCTGTATCGACATCACCGTCCATGACACCGACACTTATAAATTATTAGTACTTAATCCATTGAATAATACCATAAGACAAATTACCTCACCTTTTATCCATAGCTTCAGTATCGATTTTGTTGGATCCTTTAATCTGGACTTTTGGGCGCCTTGCATGGATATTATAATTCGCGACGTTTGTAACCGGAACGTCCATCAACTTAAGGTAACATGGTGTAATCCTGAAACTAGGTCTATGTATACATTACCAAGTGTTATTTTCCAAACTCAGTCGCTAGTGTCGATGGAATTGGGCTCCAAAGGCCGcgcttattactattattatcgcGATTGGCAATTCCCTTATGATTGTGATGCCATCAATCTTccaaatttgaagattttaaccATTTACTTTGCTTTGGAGTTCAAAACCTTAAAATGGATTGAAAAACTAATTAAGTTTTGTCCATCACTCGAGAAATTGTCTTTAAATTGCTTTGAAAGAAAATTTTATACGTCTTTGGAAAGCTACAAAATCGTGATTAATGCCCGAAATTTAGAATACTTGGCTATTTCTGCTCCGAAATCATTGACCTTTTCTTTTGAGGAGGAACCAATTGTGCTGCGTGAAACGAAAATCGAATTTACTGATCTCTTCGAAGGTCAAGCAGATAAAGAAAAGTTGACTAAATTTTACGAGGCGA